The genome window TGAACAAAATGCTAACGGTAATGAGCCAATTTTATCTACAGTGGCAATTGTATcgttcaacaacaaaataaaatggttaatctatatatatatataaatactatatatatacatacgtaaaataaataaaaacgtaCTTGTTTCactaataaatcaaatcaatttatttgatgTACAATATATTAAGTTAAGAATCCGTTTGAGAAGCAGACTCTTCTACTGGTTCTGATGATTCGACTACAGGATCACTTTGCTTTGTCCTTTCATCcgtttcgattttttttgtgctctccAATTTCTGTGACGTCGATGCTGCGCCACTGACCTCTTCCTCTGCACCTTCAGTATCTTTGTTCTTCTTTATTGGAGGAGCCTCTTCATCTTGTTCTGCTTCCGATGCACTCTCATTGGATGCACTTTCTTCCGGCTTTTTAGAATCATTTGATTTCTGTTCACGCGGTTGCTTTGCCCgctgtttcttttttaggCGCTTAGCACGTTTCTTTGCTGTGCGCTCCTCGGCAATACGCTTATTATCGTCCAGTTTCTGTTGAAAGGCGTCGTCCGCGGCCTCGCGTAAACTCtgattttgtatatttttttggcgGGCGTATTCCTTCCGTCGTAGATGGCGATAAACATGAAATTCGCCAGAGCCCGCACCCGCACTGCTGCCCATCACATTTCGCACAAATGTGGGTACCGAGGACATATAATCCCGCTCGCGACGTTGCTCAGGTATGACCACAGGCTTTTCCTGTAATTTAGTGCTAATTAGTAGTATTCTTTCAATACAAGTGAATTTGTTGAGACTTACGGGATTTTTCATCAGCTTCTCTAATTTCAACCTTTGCAAATCAGTGGCGGATTTAATAAAAGGCCCCAGCGGCTTGTCCTTACCATCAGAATCACTGCCGTCGGAGTCCGCATTCTTTTTCTTCTTACGCGGCTTGTTCTCAGTTTCTTTAACTAAGTTTTTAATCAACGACATGTTCGTTTGTCGTTGTTGACATCGAGTTTATTAGATTTGCCATTCTCTTACGCTTACGTTTGTTGTGAATACTATTCACATCGGTATTCACTGAATAGAAGTAGATCAAAATAACCAgcttaaaaataccaaatataccgattaTAAAGAGTGCATGTAGAAATACGTATTGTTACTGTTTTTGATTTGGTCACATTGGCAAGTGGGAGCCGAAAACAACGCGTTAATATCTAAATTAACGACATAAAAGTGTTACTCGTAATGTGTTAATTCTAACGTAGCCAAAGATATAATTGTCACATGTTTATGAAAATACACCTGGACAATAAATCCCCGTTTTATATTACATATTCTCTagttaataaaatcaaaatcacgAACGCGCAATCGGTTTGAGCGCAGTGAGCATagcagagaagagaagagcagagcagagagtgTAAGCAAGCAAGTAGCAGCAGTCGCCAGAGCACCGTAGAGTTGTGTAACACGGCAACGGGCAACGTGAACGTGAACGTGAAGAACGAACGTGTGTAATATAGAATTTGGATTTAGTTATTGTGCGCTtaagcagaaacaacaacagcagcatggCGCTCGAGTTGGATGCGAAAAATGCGGCGGCGACTGGTGATGCTGCGTCTGGTGTCACTGGCAAGGCCAAAGCCAAGGagaacaagagcaacaacaacaacactgtAACCACAGCCGGCGAAAAGAACTTGGTCAATGGCAGCAGTAGCAACGCATCGAAGAAGAAAGGTGCGTTAAACTATAACATTTCCGACCCCCTTCTCCACTTCTTTCTTCTTCAATAAACTGCGTTAACTGTTTGTTGTGTGAGCTCCAAAAGTGCGAGATTTGCGAGTAAAAacgaagaaaagaaaaaatactcaatcacataacatttttttgcGTTACGTAATATGTTTTCTATAATGCCTTAAATGCGGCTCGCTGTCTATTGCTGGGCGCTATTGTCGTTGcccccagcagcagcagcggcagcgttGCGTAtgtttcaattgcatttgtgTAAGTGGGAGTTGCGTACAATGTGCACTCTGTGTGCGTGAGAGGAGTGCtgtctctatgtgtgtgtgagtgtgtgactTTACATGTGGAAGaatgttttgtgtgtatgtatggcTATGTACATTAACCCCTTGCAGCAGATGCGGCGCCCGTAGTTTTGAATGTTTAACCTACAATTACCACGTGCTTCTCTCTTTAAGTCAAATGCATGCAACAAagaattacacacacacattcacgcACCCATGCAAGTGCAAAGCATTAATCTTGGCAATTATGTAAatcatgttttttttaatttacaccACCCCATAGTATAAACtgcatttctctctctcgctgcttctctttgctctctcttGCGCtctttattgtttaaataagTGCTtctaattttgaaatttcacTTGAGTTTGATGTAATTTCAATCTCTGCAACTGAAATTTGTATGTGAAATGCTTCGCTGATTATTGAGGTTTTTCTTGCTCTACTCTGAGACAGTCGCCAATGTCTTATCAGCGAGTAGCTCtgattttgtttgtgtttctcTCAGTATTTGTTTTACGACGCTCGTACGCAcacatatataatacatatgcatgtgcATTCATTAACATGTGCATGAGCATGGAGCCGGTTACAGTGAAAGGCAAAAGTTAGCACACACTACCTCTGTTATGTAACAGTCAagtaacattaacattaagaAAGGTCAGTCCTCTAATTTaacagtatttatttatgttaatatgTAGACTGTTTAGTTCAGGGGTGCTCAAATTCGTCTTATGGCAGTGCGTCTACTAACACAGACACAAGAAAACGTGTACATATGTAGCGGCGCTTTTGTGTTGAGGCGCAGCtgtgcactgagagaaatgacgattgtattttgtgtttacatCCAGAACTACGAAGCATATTacgcattttaataaatcaaaagccaACGCAGACAGAAGAATAAGTTCCAGTGCATGTGTTCgcggaaaaaacaaaaacaaaatacattgcGGTCAACGAAGCGTGACGACGGAAAGAGATGTAAAGGAGAAACaagcaaaattgtttttgtttcgcatGCAAATCGAAGCCCATATGCACGGTGCGTATGGGCGCACTAGCCATAAGCACAGAGcatctacaaaaacaaaagtgcactCAGTGTATAGGCGTTGAGCACCCCTGGTTTAGTTACtcgattattataattttatttgtttttatataataaatacaacataTTTTCAAACTAGGGgtaattttttatgttttagatatatggaaataataaaactacaaTACAATTGTTTGTGTGTTAGATAAACTATTGACCtaaattgtattgaatttgTTTCGTTGCAGGAGGCAAGAAAAACCGCAACAAAAGCCCGCCCCAAGAAGCCGTCGCCACCGAGACTGATGCAGCTCTGAGCAATGGACATGCGGGGAAGGCAGCGGCAGTTAATGGCAGCGATGTGGccgatgccaatgccaatgttGTGGCCGACAAGGAACTaccaacagcagccgcagcagcagaaggcGAGGAGGGAACTAAAGAAGCTGTGGCTGATGGAGATGAAGCTTCTGGCGAGGATGTCGATTTGGATGCGTTGCATGATGTGGGCATAACGGTGAACATCAGCAGTCCCGGCGCCGATGTGCTTACGGTGCAATTGTCGAGCATGGAGCTGGTGCAGGAGATACATCAGCTGCTGATGGATCGTGAGGAGACATGCCACAGGACCTGCTTCTCGCTGCAGCTGGACAACGTGACGCTGGACAACTTTGCCGAACTGAAGACCATTGAGCATTTGGATCAGGGATCGACGATACGCGTCGTCGAGGAGCCATACACAATGCGTGAGGCGCGTATTCATGTGCGTCATGTGCGCGATCTTCTCAAGAATCTGGATCCAGCTGATGCCTACAATGGCATTGATTGCATCTCGCTCACTTATTTGAAGACAATCACACAGGGTGATCTGCTGGACAAGAAGCGGACACGCCCCGATTCCGTTGACTGCACGCCACCCGAGTATGTGACGCCCGGAGTGCGTGAGCCGCCACTGCTGCCACTGCATCCGAATGTGAAGAATGCCAAGGGACCACAGGCACTCAAGGTGCTGACGACTTCGGCCTGGAATCCGCCACCCGGTCCACGCAAGCTGCATGGAGATCTGATGTACTTGTATGTGGTTACCATGGAGGATAAACGTTTTCACATCTCTGCCTGCTCGAAGGGCTTCTACATTAATCAGTCGACAGACGATTGCTTCAATCCCAAGCCAGACAATCCCAGTCACTTGAGTCACTCGCTCATCGATCTGCTCTCACACATTTCGCCCTCGTTCCGACGCGCCTTCCAGGCCATCCAGAAGCGTCGCACCATGCGGCATGCCTTTGAGCGTGTGGCGACTCCCTATCAGGTGTACCAGTGGTCGGCACCACAACTAGAGCACACCGTAGACGCCATACGTGCCGAAGATGCCTTCAGCTCCAAGTTGGGGTaaggaattaaaaaataagtacaattgcaattacatAACTGATTCGTTTATTTGTCTCGTTACAGCTACGAGGAGCATATTCCTGGCCAGACACGCGACTGGAATGAGGAGCTGCAGACAACTAGAGAACTGCCACGCAAGACACTGCCAGAGCGTTTGCTGCGCGAACGCGCCATCTTCAAGGTGCACGGTGACTTTGTGACGGCGGCAACTCGTGGTGCCATGGCCGTCATTGATGGCAATGTGCTGGCCATCAATCCCGGTGAGGAtgccaaaatgcaaatgttcaTCTGGAACAACATATTCTTCTCGCTGGGATTCGATGTGCGCGACCATTACAAGGAGCTGGGCGGCGATCATGCCGCATTTGTGGCACCACGCTATGATCTGCATGGCGTGCGTGTCTACAACGCTGTGGACGTGGAAGGTCTCTATACACTGGGCACAGTTGTGATTGACTATCGTGGCTATCGCGTCACCGCCCAGTCGATCATTCCCGGCATTCTGGAGCGCGAACAGGAACAATCTGTGGTCTATGGCTCCATCGATTTCGGCAAGACGGTGCTAAGCCATCCCAAGTATCTTGAGCTGTTGCGTCAAGCGGGCAAACACTTGAAGATCTTACCACACTCGGTGCTCAATGAGCGCGATGAAGCCGTCGAGCTGTGCTCCTCGGTGGAGTGCAAGGGCATAATTGGCAACGATGGCCGTCATTATATACTCGATTTGCTGCGCACGTTCCCGCCAGATGTAAATTTCCTCAAGCTGCAGGATGTGCAGCTGAGCAAAGAGCTTACCGAGATGGGCTTCCCCATTGAGCATCGTCATAAGCTGTGCTGCTTGCGCCAGGAGTTGCTCGAGGCATTCATTGAGGATCGCTATGTGACCTTCATACGCATTGCCGCCGTGCATCTGCAGTCACTCAATGCCAAAAAGCAGGCAGCGGCTACCGCGGAGAAAGAGCTGCCTGCCATTGCCGAGAAGCAGCAGGAGGAGCAGGCAGAGAAGCCAGAGGAGAAACCAACCgaagaagcaaaaacaacagccGAGGAGAAGCCAGCGGAATCATCGCCAAGTGCCACCGAGACCAAGAGTGCTGAGGCCATGGTGAATGCCATACGCGAAGCACAGTCGAATGTCGCCATTTCAAACGAGGTGCAGGCCGCCGAGGTGGTCAAACGCGCCTGCTCCGCTGTGGGGTCGCTCAAAGAGAAAGAATTTGATTTCCGCTTTAATCCCGATGTCTTCTCGCCGGGCATTCGTCACGTGGATGGTCCTGAGGGCGGCTCCCAATCGCTGGCCAAGCAAAAGAAACTTGTACAGGATGCCGCAGAATTTCTGGTGCTTAAGCAAATTCCTGCCTTCATCAAGGAGCACATGGCTCACTCATCGCCGCCCATTGATGGGCAGAGCTTAACCGACTCGCTGCACAGTCATGGCATCAACATTCGCTACCTGGGCAAGGTGATCAAAATGCTTGGCCAGATGCCACGCATGGATTATCTGCATCGCATTGCCATCATGGAGCTGATTGTGCGTGCCACCAAACACATCTACTACACATACATGCAGAGCACCGAGCCACTGCATCTGTCCGCTGCGATTAGTCACTTCCTCAATTGTCTGGTGACCACGGGACCAGTAAATCCCGCCGTCAGCAGCGAGGAGGCGCACAAGAAACAAACGCGCAGCAACGGTGGcaagcacaacaaacacaacaagtCTGCCAAGTCGTCAAAGCCACAGCAGGCAGCTGCCACCCAACAGAATGGAGGTGGCAACTCTGCAGCTGCTGGAGGCAGTGCCAATGGATCAAATGGATCGAGTAGCAGCTCCTACGACTGGACACTGGTGACGCCTCGCTCGCTGTGGCAGCAGATCCGCAAGGAGGCGAAGGCATACTGGAACTGGGAGTTGGATTGCGATTCCATTGAGGCGGCTGTGTCCAAATATGGACTGCAGCGCATCAGCTTGTTGCGTGCCTTCTGCCTCAAAGTAGGCATCCAGGTGCTATTGCGCGACTACAACTTTGAGTCGAAGCACAAGCCCACATTCAGCGACGATGACATTGTGAACGTGTTCCCCGTGGTGAAGCACATCAGTCCACGTGCCACAGATGCCTACAACTTCTACACCACGGGTCAGACCAAAATCCAACAGGGTCTGCTCAAGGAGGGCTACGAGCTGATCAGCGAGGCACTTAATCTTCTCAACAATGTGTTTGGTGCTATGCATCAGGAGAATGGCTCCTGTCTCCGCATGCTGGCGCGTCTCAGCTATCTGCTGGGCGATGCCCAGGATGCGTTGGCCATTCAACAGCGCGCTGTCATCATGAGCGAGCGTGTCAATGGCATTGACAATCCCTCAACAATTTTGGAATACGTAAGTTTAGCTGAATATGCTCCCTCTGCTCCATTATTAAACATTGCAATTTCAGGCACATTTGTCGCTCTACTCGTTTGCCAATGGCCATGTGGGTATGTCGCTGAAACTTCTTTATCGTGCTCGCTATCTGCTAGTGCTTATCTGTGGCGAGGATCATCCCGAGGTGGCACTTATCGATGTAAGTACAGCAGCCTAAATTCAGCAGCAATAAGCtcatttctttcatttcaacCGTCCACAGAGTAACATCAGCTTAATCCTGCACGCGTTGGGAGAGTACGAGCTGTCGCTGCGTTTCATTGAGCATGCACTGAAGCTCAATCTGAAGTACTTTGGCAACAAGGCCATGCATGTGGCGGTCAGCTATCATCTGATGGCACGCACGCAATCCTGCATGGGCGACTTCCGTTCGGCGCTAAACAATGAGAAGGAGACCTACTCCATTTATAAATCCCAGGTTAGTAACTTTATCCCTAATGTAATGCTATTGCTAATGGAAAATCCAATTTGCAGCTGGGTGAGAAACACGACAAGACCCGCGAATCGGCAGAATGTCTGCGTCTGTTGACTCACGAGGCCGTCGCTCTACAGCGCAAGATGAACGACATTTACACCAATGGCAAGTTGACCAGTGATCTGCCACCCATTCACATCACGCCTCCATCGATGGGATCTGTACTGGAAATGCTAAACACAATCAATGGCATACTCTTTGTGCATATCAGGTTCGTCTACAGCGCtccttttaatatattcaaatattataaatgcgTATTTTCGAAATGCTTCGTCTTTATAGCCAAAAGGACATTGTCAAGGTGCGCACCGAAATAGAAAAgcatttgaaaacaaatacCGAAGAGAACGAAATTACGGATGCTCTTAAAACAATTGTGGCCTcggccaacaacaatgaaaatacATCTGAGACTGAGCAACCAAAGGAAGACTCAACTGCTGCAGGAGAACCAGTCAAACCCACGCAGCTTACAAATGGAGGTGATGCGACCACGACGGTTTCTAGTTGAATGCATCCATCATGTCCACAAGCCCTAcaaagcaactacaacaaaagcaaaagcattaGCAAGAAGACAaaactacaataataaaacatcaaaaacgaaacacgcaaagaaacaaaagcaagTCACAAAATAGTCGAAACTGTTGTCCAAACGTGTGTTCGTTGTCGTACAAcgttatttcaatttcattcgGCGTCTGAGCAAAATTCGTTTATACTGAAGTGaacccaaaaacaaacacagatACCCATACCCACACacaagataataataatagtaataaaagCATATTCAATTATGTGTCCTTTTCTAAAGGCTGCTCTTCTACTGCTCACAGTAATCGTAAAAATATTATGCATAATTATAACTATGTACGGCCATATCCTTAGACGATATAAGGCTTTAAATCATTCTAGCTTTAGTTGAGTcaacaaacagaaacaaaaccaACTGTCGAGTCACCCTTCGAATCATCACCAGCTACTATTGAAAACAGCAATTATTAGTACacatcttttgtttgtttaacatacatatttgcCTTAcgacaaaaatattatttttttatagttaaatAGTCATTACACATTATATATGATATGAAGACATACTGCATACGCATACACATTGCATATCCAAGcatgcattgtttttgttttgttttgttgt of Drosophila nasuta strain 15112-1781.00 chromosome 3, ASM2355853v1, whole genome shotgun sequence contains these proteins:
- the LOC132789143 gene encoding PRKR-interacting protein 1 homolog, producing MSLIKNLVKETENKPRKKKKNADSDGSDSDGKDKPLGPFIKSATDLQRLKLEKLMKNPEKPVVIPEQRRERDYMSSVPTFVRNVMGSSAGAGSGEFHVYRHLRRKEYARQKNIQNQSLREAADDAFQQKLDDNKRIAEERTAKKRAKRLKKKQRAKQPREQKSNDSKKPEESASNESASEAEQDEEAPPIKKNKDTEGAEEEVSGAASTSQKLESTKKIETDERTKQSDPVVESSEPVEESASQTDS
- the LOC132789136 gene encoding protein clueless, which gives rise to MALELDAKNAAATGDAASGVTGKAKAKENKSNNNNTVTTAGEKNLVNGSSSNASKKKGGKKNRNKSPPQEAVATETDAALSNGHAGKAAAVNGSDVADANANVVADKELPTAAAAAEGEEGTKEAVADGDEASGEDVDLDALHDVGITVNISSPGADVLTVQLSSMELVQEIHQLLMDREETCHRTCFSLQLDNVTLDNFAELKTIEHLDQGSTIRVVEEPYTMREARIHVRHVRDLLKNLDPADAYNGIDCISLTYLKTITQGDLLDKKRTRPDSVDCTPPEYVTPGVREPPLLPLHPNVKNAKGPQALKVLTTSAWNPPPGPRKLHGDLMYLYVVTMEDKRFHISACSKGFYINQSTDDCFNPKPDNPSHLSHSLIDLLSHISPSFRRAFQAIQKRRTMRHAFERVATPYQVYQWSAPQLEHTVDAIRAEDAFSSKLGYEEHIPGQTRDWNEELQTTRELPRKTLPERLLRERAIFKVHGDFVTAATRGAMAVIDGNVLAINPGEDAKMQMFIWNNIFFSLGFDVRDHYKELGGDHAAFVAPRYDLHGVRVYNAVDVEGLYTLGTVVIDYRGYRVTAQSIIPGILEREQEQSVVYGSIDFGKTVLSHPKYLELLRQAGKHLKILPHSVLNERDEAVELCSSVECKGIIGNDGRHYILDLLRTFPPDVNFLKLQDVQLSKELTEMGFPIEHRHKLCCLRQELLEAFIEDRYVTFIRIAAVHLQSLNAKKQAAATAEKELPAIAEKQQEEQAEKPEEKPTEEAKTTAEEKPAESSPSATETKSAEAMVNAIREAQSNVAISNEVQAAEVVKRACSAVGSLKEKEFDFRFNPDVFSPGIRHVDGPEGGSQSLAKQKKLVQDAAEFLVLKQIPAFIKEHMAHSSPPIDGQSLTDSLHSHGINIRYLGKVIKMLGQMPRMDYLHRIAIMELIVRATKHIYYTYMQSTEPLHLSAAISHFLNCLVTTGPVNPAVSSEEAHKKQTRSNGGKHNKHNKSAKSSKPQQAAATQQNGGGNSAAAGGSANGSNGSSSSSYDWTLVTPRSLWQQIRKEAKAYWNWELDCDSIEAAVSKYGLQRISLLRAFCLKVGIQVLLRDYNFESKHKPTFSDDDIVNVFPVVKHISPRATDAYNFYTTGQTKIQQGLLKEGYELISEALNLLNNVFGAMHQENGSCLRMLARLSYLLGDAQDALAIQQRAVIMSERVNGIDNPSTILEYAHLSLYSFANGHVGMSLKLLYRARYLLVLICGEDHPEVALIDSNISLILHALGEYELSLRFIEHALKLNLKYFGNKAMHVAVSYHLMARTQSCMGDFRSALNNEKETYSIYKSQLGEKHDKTRESAECLRLLTHEAVALQRKMNDIYTNGKLTSDLPPIHITPPSMGSVLEMLNTINGILFVHISQKDIVKVRTEIEKHLKTNTEENEITDALKTIVASANNNENTSETEQPKEDSTAAGEPVKPTQLTNGGDATTTVSS